One Solirubrobacter pauli DNA window includes the following coding sequences:
- a CDS encoding TetR/AcrR family transcriptional regulator, translated as MDGFQRARTADQRRQRQEDILRAATAMLEEMSVSELTLRELSRRVGLAKSNVVRYFETLEAVLLELLNRLAQRFLEELRVALPSRLDASRSASERCRAVSAAITECFDAQPMLCELLSAQAGVLERNVSVEVATQFKFSARENLLALAELLRRALPELDERRSTQAARTIVMLAGAIWTQSHPAPTVRAALDREPDLSFFVTSFPTALNATVGTFLAGLLAAIDVDWAAP; from the coding sequence GTGGATGGCTTCCAGCGCGCCCGTACCGCGGACCAGCGACGGCAACGACAGGAGGACATCCTCCGGGCGGCGACGGCGATGCTCGAGGAGATGTCGGTGTCCGAGCTCACGTTGAGAGAGCTCAGCCGCCGGGTCGGGCTCGCGAAGTCCAACGTGGTCCGGTACTTCGAAACGCTTGAAGCCGTCCTGCTGGAGCTGCTCAACCGGCTCGCGCAGCGGTTCCTCGAGGAGTTGCGGGTCGCGCTCCCGTCACGTCTCGACGCGTCGCGCTCCGCATCCGAGCGATGCCGGGCGGTCTCCGCCGCGATCACCGAGTGCTTCGACGCCCAGCCGATGCTGTGCGAGCTCCTCAGCGCTCAGGCGGGGGTGCTCGAGCGCAACGTGTCCGTCGAGGTCGCGACCCAGTTCAAGTTCAGCGCGCGCGAGAACCTCCTCGCTCTCGCGGAGCTGCTGCGACGCGCGCTCCCAGAGCTCGACGAGCGGCGATCGACGCAAGCCGCGAGGACCATCGTCATGCTCGCCGGCGCCATCTGGACGCAGAGCCACCCGGCTCCGACGGTGCGTGCCGCACTGGACCGGGAACCGGACCTGTCCTTCTTCGTCACCTCGTTCCCCACGGCGCTGAACGCCACCGTCGGCACGTTCCTCGCCGGCCTGCTCGCCGCCATCGACGTGGACTGGGCCGCACCGTGA
- a CDS encoding oxidoreductase, translating to MHPKIALVTGASSGIGETTARHLLAAGFVVYGAARRIDRMADLAAAGMHTLALDVTDEASVADAVAHVLAEQGRIDVLVNNAGYGSYGALEDVPMREARAQVDVNLFGLAHLTQLVLPAMRAQGSGTIINIASMGGQFATPLGAWYHASKFAVEGLSDALRLELRAFGIDVVVIEPGSIRTEWGAIAADKLRATSGQGPYRELAMAVATSLEHSSQADARLTSPPEVIARAVTKAASARRPRTRYRVGFGARPLVLLSRILPARTFDRLITRAAS from the coding sequence GTGCATCCGAAGATCGCGCTGGTCACCGGCGCTTCGTCAGGCATCGGCGAGACCACCGCTCGTCACCTGCTGGCGGCCGGCTTCGTCGTCTACGGCGCCGCCCGGCGCATCGACCGGATGGCCGACCTCGCCGCCGCCGGCATGCACACGCTGGCGCTCGACGTGACGGACGAGGCCTCCGTTGCCGACGCCGTCGCCCACGTCCTTGCCGAGCAGGGCCGCATCGACGTGCTGGTCAACAACGCCGGCTACGGCTCGTACGGAGCGCTGGAGGACGTGCCCATGCGCGAAGCCCGGGCCCAGGTCGACGTGAACCTGTTCGGGCTCGCCCACCTGACGCAGCTCGTGTTGCCCGCGATGCGAGCCCAAGGCAGCGGAACGATCATCAACATCGCGTCGATGGGCGGGCAGTTCGCCACCCCGCTGGGAGCCTGGTACCACGCCAGCAAGTTCGCCGTCGAGGGGCTCAGCGACGCACTGCGCCTGGAACTGCGGGCGTTCGGGATCGACGTCGTGGTCATCGAGCCCGGCTCGATCCGCACCGAATGGGGCGCGATCGCCGCCGACAAGCTGCGAGCGACCTCGGGACAAGGGCCGTACCGCGAGCTGGCGATGGCCGTCGCCACCTCCCTCGAGCACAGCTCCCAGGCCGACGCGCGGTTGACCTCGCCTCCAGAGGTGATCGCCAGGGCGGTGACGAAGGCGGCCAGCGCTCGCCGTCCCCGGACGCGCTACCGCGTCGGGTTCGGGGCCAGGCCGCTGGTGCTGCTCAGCCGGATCCTGCCGGCGCGAACCTTCGACCGCCTCATCACCCGTGCCGCGAGCTAG
- the sigJ gene encoding RNA polymerase sigma factor SigJ, protein MSEPLAAEFEQLRPYLRRVAYGVLGSLVDAEDVVQDAWFRLQRVERSEIDDLRAYLAQVVARRALDVLGSARMRRETYVGPWLPEPVVDGLTPEDRLTLDESISLALLVVLEKLSPAERTAFVLHDVFGYSFGEVGRVVGRGEAAVRQLASRARRHVESEGARFDPSPEEHREVFSAFTSALEGGDVRDLVALLDPDVVMVSDGGGIVNASRTPLLGADRVARALIASRDHNPLTLRPVTVNGRAGLIARDARDGTLTVLSISVRDGHITRVHIIRNPEKLGSVEGG, encoded by the coding sequence GTGAGCGAGCCGCTGGCGGCGGAGTTCGAGCAGCTGCGACCGTACCTGCGTCGCGTGGCGTACGGCGTGCTCGGCTCGCTGGTCGACGCCGAGGACGTCGTGCAGGACGCGTGGTTCCGGCTCCAACGCGTGGAGCGTTCCGAGATCGACGACCTGCGCGCCTACCTGGCGCAGGTCGTCGCCCGACGCGCACTCGACGTCCTGGGCAGCGCGCGTATGCGCCGGGAGACGTACGTTGGCCCGTGGCTGCCCGAACCCGTCGTCGACGGGCTGACGCCGGAGGACCGACTCACCCTCGACGAGAGCATCTCGCTGGCACTGCTCGTGGTGCTGGAGAAGCTCTCTCCGGCCGAGCGGACCGCGTTCGTCCTGCATGACGTGTTCGGATACTCCTTCGGCGAGGTCGGCCGGGTCGTCGGGCGGGGCGAGGCCGCGGTTCGTCAACTGGCGTCGCGCGCCCGCCGGCACGTCGAGAGCGAGGGCGCCCGCTTCGACCCGTCGCCGGAGGAGCACCGGGAGGTCTTCAGCGCGTTCACCTCCGCGCTGGAGGGCGGCGACGTACGCGACCTCGTCGCGCTCCTGGATCCCGACGTGGTGATGGTCAGCGACGGCGGCGGGATCGTCAACGCGTCGCGCACGCCGCTGCTCGGCGCCGACCGGGTGGCGCGCGCGCTGATCGCCTCGCGCGACCACAACCCGCTGACGCTGCGCCCGGTCACGGTCAACGGTCGCGCCGGGCTCATCGCCCGCGATGCGCGCGACGGAACGCTCACCGTGCTGTCCATCAGCGTGCGGGACGGGCACATCACGCGCGTCCACATCATCCGCAACCCGGAGAAGCTCGGAAGCGTCGAGGGCGGCTGA
- a CDS encoding M28 family metallopeptidase, giving the protein MSHRRALALGALTASLCLPSTAFGIDEVNSKKLRDAVTVNGILQHERAFQGIANANGGTRASGTPGYDASVAYAKQRLQKAGYKVTEQSFDFAFFRELGPASLSQVSPTAKDYETETFEYSGSGTVTAKLQEVKDNLVPPTPEPSSTAGCEAADFAGFTTGNVALIQRGGCDFGVKVDNAAAAGAKAVIIFNEGQPGRTGLMAGTLGAPKTLPTVGLTYDDGSALALQLRGGADVTVEVTTSTESETRQTKNLLADTKAGNADQTVVVGAHLDSVIEGPGINDNGSGSATILEIAEAMSEQKVKPRRAVRFAFWGAEESGLLGSEHYVTTLPAEKLTQIYANLNFDMVGSPNYVRFVYDGDGSDTPVAGPPGSGEIESVFTRYFAGQGLASEPTEFSGRSDYGPFIAVGIPAGGLFTGAEGIKTPEQAAIFGGTAGLAYDPCYHQACDTMNNLNVNALNEMSDAAAHATLTLATSKTGLFPDGSRKAARDKSKAKRFDGNHASD; this is encoded by the coding sequence ATGTCTCATCGGAGAGCGCTCGCTCTGGGCGCGCTCACGGCTTCGCTGTGCCTTCCGTCGACGGCCTTCGGCATCGACGAGGTCAACTCGAAGAAGCTGCGTGACGCGGTCACGGTCAACGGGATCCTGCAGCATGAGCGGGCGTTCCAGGGGATCGCGAACGCCAACGGCGGCACGCGGGCCTCGGGCACGCCGGGCTACGACGCGTCGGTGGCGTACGCCAAGCAGCGACTGCAGAAGGCCGGCTACAAGGTCACCGAGCAGTCGTTCGACTTCGCGTTCTTCCGCGAGCTCGGGCCGGCGTCGCTGTCGCAGGTGTCGCCGACCGCGAAGGACTACGAGACGGAGACCTTCGAGTACTCCGGCTCCGGCACGGTCACGGCGAAGCTGCAGGAGGTCAAGGACAACCTCGTGCCGCCGACGCCCGAGCCGAGCTCCACCGCGGGCTGCGAGGCCGCGGACTTCGCGGGCTTCACCACGGGCAACGTCGCGCTCATCCAGCGCGGTGGCTGTGACTTCGGCGTCAAGGTCGACAACGCGGCCGCCGCCGGCGCGAAGGCCGTGATCATCTTCAACGAGGGCCAGCCGGGTCGCACGGGGCTGATGGCCGGCACGCTCGGCGCCCCGAAGACGCTGCCGACGGTCGGCCTGACCTACGACGACGGCTCGGCGCTCGCGCTGCAGTTGCGCGGCGGGGCGGACGTCACCGTCGAGGTGACCACGTCGACGGAGTCCGAGACGCGCCAGACCAAGAACCTGCTCGCGGACACCAAGGCCGGCAACGCCGACCAGACGGTCGTCGTCGGCGCGCACCTGGACTCCGTGATCGAGGGCCCCGGGATCAACGACAACGGCTCGGGCAGCGCGACCATCCTCGAGATCGCCGAGGCGATGAGCGAGCAGAAGGTCAAGCCGCGCCGCGCCGTGCGCTTCGCGTTCTGGGGCGCCGAGGAGTCCGGCCTGCTCGGCTCCGAGCACTACGTCACGACGTTGCCCGCCGAGAAGCTCACGCAGATCTACGCGAACCTGAACTTCGACATGGTCGGCTCGCCCAACTACGTGCGCTTCGTCTACGACGGCGACGGCAGCGACACCCCGGTCGCCGGTCCTCCCGGCTCGGGCGAGATCGAGTCGGTGTTCACGCGCTACTTCGCCGGCCAGGGCCTCGCGTCCGAGCCGACGGAGTTCTCCGGCCGCTCGGACTACGGCCCGTTCATCGCGGTGGGCATCCCCGCCGGTGGCCTGTTCACGGGCGCCGAGGGCATCAAGACCCCCGAGCAGGCCGCGATCTTCGGCGGCACGGCGGGGCTCGCCTACGACCCCTGCTACCACCAGGCCTGCGACACGATGAACAACCTCAACGTGAACGCCCTGAACGAGATGAGCGACGCGGCGGCGCACGCCACGCTCACGCTCGCGACGTCCAAGACCGGCCTGTTCCCCGACGGCTCCCGCAAGGCCGCCCGCGACAAGTCCAAGGCCAAGCGGTTCGACGGCAACCACGCCTCGGACTAG
- a CDS encoding AAA family ATPase: MRVLLTGMSGVGKSTLVQELRRRGHTAYDADDDGFSEPRADGRWGWRLQPVRDLLERHDHGLLFFAGCSEEQAQLTFDVRVLLTAPEALLVERLRERRSNPYGRNASERAQVLDDLATVEPLLRRSADLIVDTTASPADVADAVLRHVRAGAAP, encoded by the coding sequence GTGCGGGTGCTGCTGACCGGCATGTCCGGCGTGGGGAAGTCGACGCTCGTGCAGGAGCTCCGGCGGCGTGGCCACACGGCCTACGACGCCGATGACGACGGCTTCAGCGAGCCGCGCGCCGACGGCCGCTGGGGCTGGCGACTTCAGCCGGTGCGTGATCTGCTCGAGCGGCACGACCACGGCCTGCTCTTCTTCGCCGGCTGCTCGGAGGAGCAGGCGCAGCTGACGTTCGACGTGCGCGTGCTCCTGACCGCCCCGGAGGCACTGCTCGTCGAACGTCTGCGCGAGAGACGCTCGAACCCGTATGGCCGGAACGCATCCGAGCGAGCCCAGGTCCTCGACGACCTCGCGACCGTCGAGCCGCTGCTGCGGCGCTCCGCCGACCTGATCGTCGACACGACGGCATCGCCCGCGGACGTCGCCGACGCGGTGCTGCGCCACGTACGCGCCGGCGCCGCGCCCTAG
- a CDS encoding polysaccharide deacetylase family protein: MLALTFDDGPDPRGTPAVLDALAEAGVKATFFVLAERVQAHPELFARVRADGHDVQIHGYAHLRHPYTPREDVEDDIDRALTVVPGVTKWRIPWGHLAAYTQELAARRELQIVGWDADTHDWRGDSAEEMLARLEAGLEPGSIVLAHDGVGTGARRQDARETAKLIGPLVASARTRGLEPGPLREEWPVPIPLGNPNL, from the coding sequence GTGTTGGCGCTGACGTTCGACGATGGACCGGACCCGCGCGGGACGCCGGCGGTGCTGGACGCGCTCGCCGAGGCCGGCGTGAAGGCGACGTTCTTCGTGCTCGCCGAGCGGGTCCAGGCGCACCCGGAGCTGTTCGCCCGCGTGCGTGCGGACGGACACGACGTGCAGATCCATGGATACGCGCACCTGCGGCATCCGTACACACCGCGTGAGGATGTGGAAGACGACATCGACCGGGCGCTGACGGTGGTCCCCGGAGTGACGAAGTGGCGGATCCCGTGGGGGCATCTGGCCGCGTACACGCAGGAGCTGGCCGCGCGGCGCGAGCTGCAGATCGTCGGGTGGGACGCGGACACGCACGACTGGCGTGGGGACAGCGCCGAGGAGATGCTCGCGCGGCTCGAAGCCGGGCTCGAACCGGGCAGCATCGTGCTCGCCCATGACGGCGTCGGGACCGGCGCGCGTCGCCAGGACGCGCGGGAGACGGCGAAGCTGATCGGGCCGTTGGTCGCGTCCGCGCGCACGCGCGGACTCGAACCCGGGCCGCTGCGCGAGGAGTGGCCGGTGCCGATCCCGCTGGGGAACCCGAACCTGTGA
- a CDS encoding SDR family oxidoreductase codes for MSSRVLITGAGSGFGRGTALELARRGHSVIAGVQIAPQATELAAEAATAGVELDIQVLDTTDDRDRTNVFAREVDVLINNAGVMEAGPVAEIPMDRVRRNYEVNVFGTLAMCQGFAPQMVRRGSGRIINVTSMGGLITVPFAAIYTSTKHALESLTEGLKDELAGTGVDVCTVNPGLFGTGFNDRGAETMTRWFDPARTLSRPELLAGLGGALATQLDPQLVVDALVGIVEEDSPSFRNVLPEQIVPWIRAIQERAWTARGGDPLFIDPARS; via the coding sequence ATGTCATCGAGGGTCCTGATCACCGGAGCAGGAAGCGGCTTCGGCCGCGGCACCGCGCTGGAGTTGGCCCGTCGCGGCCACTCGGTCATCGCGGGCGTGCAGATCGCGCCGCAGGCGACCGAGCTGGCCGCGGAAGCGGCCACCGCCGGAGTCGAGCTCGACATCCAGGTGCTCGACACCACCGACGACCGCGACCGGACGAACGTCTTCGCCCGGGAGGTCGACGTCCTGATCAACAACGCGGGCGTGATGGAGGCCGGCCCGGTCGCGGAGATCCCGATGGACCGGGTTCGCCGCAACTACGAGGTCAACGTGTTCGGAACGCTGGCGATGTGCCAGGGGTTCGCGCCCCAGATGGTCCGTCGGGGAAGCGGCAGGATCATCAACGTCACGTCGATGGGTGGGCTGATCACGGTGCCGTTCGCCGCGATCTACACGTCGACCAAGCACGCGCTGGAAAGCCTCACCGAAGGCCTCAAAGACGAGCTGGCCGGGACGGGCGTGGACGTCTGCACCGTCAACCCCGGCCTGTTCGGCACCGGCTTCAACGACCGGGGAGCGGAGACGATGACGCGCTGGTTCGACCCGGCCCGGACGCTGTCCCGGCCGGAGCTGCTCGCGGGGTTGGGTGGCGCGCTCGCCACTCAGCTCGATCCGCAACTCGTCGTCGACGCGCTCGTCGGCATCGTCGAGGAGGACTCGCCGAGCTTCCGCAACGTGCTCCCGGAGCAGATCGTCCCGTGGATCCGGGCGATCCAGGAGCGCGCTTGGACCGCCCGTGGCGGCGACCCCCTGTTCATCGACCCCGCCCGGTCCTGA
- a CDS encoding glucosyl-3-phosphoglycerate synthase produces MTGLRACVVVPAHNEEALVGACIAALADQRGVAREAYEVILVLDRCTDATAERARAAAGDTTLHVIDAIGTGVGHARRTGMDLAAGRLPHDGLIATTDADSTPAPDWLATQLQAVTDGARAIGGRVEIGDHDVPDAALARRQAEIPRRHAALTGEGAREHHQFSGASLAVTVDTYVQVGALEPRDALEDEGFERTLHRHGIPIERLAAVRVTTSGRRIGRAPRGLAVDLRRNAWLDERSFHHAAFTVDALLAAKRQTISLILPTRNVEGTLGRILDTIPRALVDELLVVDGHSTDGTIDIATERGVRAVTQPATGKGDAMWHGLAHTTGELVVYLDADTEDFTEAFVLGMLGPLLTAPVDFVKGHFRRPFKHGDATRPDEGGRVTELLARPYLNLHFPPLAVFRQPLAGEIGATRALLESIPFPMGYGVEIAMLIDSYRAVGLERMAQVDLGTRQNRHQSLADLSKMALEVLTAAERRTHGDVTPGALLVPAAGDFTLKTPVTEERPPLNGR; encoded by the coding sequence TTGACGGGGTTGCGCGCGTGCGTCGTCGTCCCGGCGCACAACGAAGAAGCGCTGGTCGGCGCCTGCATCGCGGCGCTGGCCGATCAGCGGGGCGTCGCGCGCGAGGCGTACGAGGTCATCCTCGTGCTGGACCGCTGCACGGACGCGACGGCCGAGCGGGCGCGCGCCGCGGCGGGCGACACCACCCTCCATGTGATCGACGCGATCGGCACCGGGGTCGGCCACGCGCGCCGCACGGGCATGGACCTCGCCGCCGGCCGGCTCCCCCACGACGGGCTGATCGCGACCACCGACGCCGACTCCACCCCCGCGCCCGACTGGCTCGCCACGCAGCTGCAGGCGGTGACGGACGGCGCCCGCGCGATCGGCGGGCGGGTCGAGATCGGCGACCATGACGTCCCGGACGCCGCGCTCGCGCGCCGGCAGGCCGAGATCCCGCGCCGGCACGCCGCGCTGACCGGCGAGGGCGCGCGCGAGCACCACCAGTTCTCGGGTGCGTCGCTCGCCGTCACGGTCGACACGTACGTGCAGGTCGGCGCGCTCGAGCCGCGTGACGCGCTGGAGGACGAGGGCTTCGAGCGCACGCTGCACCGCCACGGCATCCCGATCGAGCGGCTCGCCGCGGTGCGGGTCACGACCTCCGGCCGCCGGATCGGACGGGCGCCGCGCGGGCTCGCCGTCGACCTGCGCCGCAACGCCTGGCTGGACGAGCGCAGCTTCCACCACGCCGCCTTCACGGTCGACGCGCTGCTCGCCGCCAAGCGGCAGACGATCAGCCTCATCCTGCCCACGCGCAACGTGGAGGGCACGCTCGGCCGGATCCTCGACACGATCCCGCGCGCGCTCGTCGACGAGCTGCTCGTGGTCGACGGGCACTCGACGGACGGCACGATCGACATCGCGACCGAGCGTGGCGTCCGCGCCGTCACCCAGCCCGCGACCGGCAAGGGCGACGCGATGTGGCACGGCCTCGCGCACACCACCGGCGAGCTGGTCGTCTATCTGGACGCGGACACGGAGGACTTCACCGAGGCGTTCGTGCTCGGGATGCTCGGACCGCTGCTGACGGCGCCCGTCGACTTCGTCAAAGGTCACTTCCGGCGCCCGTTCAAGCACGGCGACGCGACCCGGCCGGACGAGGGCGGCCGCGTCACCGAGCTGCTCGCGCGTCCGTACCTGAACCTGCACTTCCCGCCGCTGGCCGTGTTCCGGCAGCCGCTCGCGGGTGAGATCGGGGCGACGCGCGCGCTGCTGGAGTCGATCCCGTTCCCGATGGGCTACGGCGTCGAGATCGCGATGCTGATCGACAGCTACCGCGCGGTCGGCCTGGAGCGGATGGCCCAGGTGGACCTCGGCACGCGCCAGAACCGCCACCAGTCGCTGGCGGACCTGTCGAAGATGGCGCTCGAGGTGCTCACGGCCGCCGAGCGACGCACCCACGGCGACGTCACCCCGGGCGCGCTGCTCGTGCCCGCCGCCGGCGACTTCACCTTGAAGACGCCGGTGACCGAGGAGCGCCCGCCGCTGAACGGGCGGTGA
- a CDS encoding NAD(P)/FAD-dependent oxidoreductase — MRLVIVGGGPAGLAAARGYRDAGGTGDVTLLTPELVLPYQRPPLSKDFLRGEVDDSDLPIEAEAWYAEHGVTVRLGAEVATLDAASKTLTLGSGETLSYDACVLATGAEPSILPVPGATEDWVLVLRTLATARVLRDRAEQAETGLVVGSGFIGCEVAASLAMRGVAVTLASDEDIPHASRLGEEAGRRIQGWLEDLGVTLRLGQPVEALSEDAADLILMAAGVTPRAGLAETAGLDTRDGRIVVDERMRTSAEHVYAAGDVAFARNAAAGRHLAVEHWGEALNMGEIAGRTIAGDAEAQWDVAPGFWSTIGTHTLKYVAWGDGFDEARLVEHGGGAWTIWYGTEGRTVGVLTHERDDDYETGRQLIEAGAPLP; from the coding sequence ATGCGGCTCGTGATCGTCGGCGGCGGGCCCGCCGGGCTCGCCGCCGCCCGCGGCTACCGGGACGCCGGAGGCACCGGCGACGTCACGCTGCTCACGCCCGAGCTCGTCCTCCCCTACCAGCGCCCACCGCTGTCGAAGGACTTCCTGCGCGGCGAGGTCGACGACAGCGACCTGCCGATCGAGGCCGAAGCCTGGTACGCCGAGCACGGCGTGACCGTCCGCCTCGGCGCCGAGGTCGCGACGCTCGACGCGGCCTCGAAGACGCTCACGCTCGGCTCGGGCGAGACGCTGAGCTACGACGCGTGCGTGCTGGCCACCGGCGCGGAGCCGTCCATCCTGCCCGTCCCCGGCGCGACCGAGGACTGGGTGCTGGTGCTCCGCACGCTCGCGACCGCCCGCGTGCTCCGCGACCGTGCCGAGCAGGCGGAGACCGGGCTCGTCGTCGGGTCCGGCTTCATCGGCTGCGAGGTGGCCGCCTCGCTCGCCATGCGCGGCGTCGCCGTCACGCTCGCCAGCGACGAGGACATCCCGCACGCCTCGCGCCTCGGCGAGGAGGCCGGGCGCCGGATCCAGGGCTGGCTCGAGGACCTGGGCGTGACGCTGCGGCTCGGGCAGCCGGTCGAGGCGCTGTCCGAGGACGCCGCCGACCTGATCCTGATGGCCGCCGGCGTGACGCCCCGGGCGGGGCTCGCCGAGACCGCCGGGCTGGACACCCGCGACGGGCGGATCGTCGTCGACGAGCGCATGCGCACGTCCGCCGAGCACGTCTACGCGGCCGGCGACGTCGCGTTCGCCCGCAACGCGGCCGCCGGCCGGCACCTGGCCGTGGAGCACTGGGGCGAAGCGCTCAACATGGGCGAGATCGCCGGGCGGACGATCGCCGGCGACGCGGAGGCGCAGTGGGACGTCGCCCCCGGCTTCTGGTCGACGATCGGCACGCACACGCTCAAGTACGTCGCGTGGGGCGACGGGTTCGACGAAGCGCGGCTGGTCGAGCACGGCGGCGGCGCCTGGACGATCTGGTACGGGACCGAGGGCCGTACCGTCGGCGTGCTCACCCATGAACGCGACGACGACTACGAGACCGGACGCCAGCTGATCGAGGCGGGCGCCCCGCTGCCTTGA
- a CDS encoding FMN-dependent NADH-azoreductase, which produces MAHLLHIDSSIQGDASTSRRLTARARDRWLAANPVGTVTYRDLGANPIPHFDSAGGAARHVALSEHTEAQSASWRLGLELAAEVEAADVLLLGMPLYNFAAPSSVKAWVDHLIIPDVTFSMTTGRGLLGGRELIVISARGGGFGPGTPKEGWDHASAWLGYGLSMTGLEPRFIFADLRWAGLVPATEGLEPVRDASMAAAEAEIDGLWTTMRMAA; this is translated from the coding sequence ATGGCCCACCTCTTGCACATCGACAGCTCCATCCAAGGCGACGCGTCGACCAGCCGGCGCCTCACGGCTCGCGCACGTGACCGCTGGCTCGCCGCGAACCCCGTCGGCACGGTGACCTATCGCGACCTTGGCGCCAACCCGATCCCGCACTTCGACAGCGCGGGTGGCGCAGCGCGTCACGTCGCCCTGAGCGAGCACACCGAGGCGCAATCCGCTTCGTGGCGTCTCGGCCTGGAACTCGCGGCTGAGGTCGAGGCCGCCGACGTGCTGCTGCTCGGGATGCCGTTGTACAACTTCGCTGCACCGAGCTCGGTGAAAGCGTGGGTGGACCATCTGATCATCCCGGACGTGACCTTCAGCATGACCACCGGCCGAGGGCTGCTGGGCGGCCGTGAGCTGATCGTGATCAGCGCCCGTGGCGGCGGGTTCGGGCCCGGCACGCCGAAGGAGGGCTGGGATCACGCGTCCGCGTGGCTGGGGTACGGCCTGTCGATGACCGGCCTGGAGCCGCGGTTCATCTTCGCCGATCTGCGCTGGGCCGGGCTGGTGCCGGCCACCGAAGGGCTGGAGCCCGTGCGCGATGCGTCGATGGCGGCTGCCGAGGCGGAGATCGACGGCCTCTGGACGACCATGCGGATGGCCGCGTGA
- a CDS encoding class I SAM-dependent DNA methyltransferase, translated as MRVVRERVRPEFFDDLYASNPDPWDFQTSPYETAKYAATIAALEGRRFKNTLEIGCSIGVLTQQLKHWTDELLAIDVSAAALDGARARNPGVDFQRREIPEDYPDGDFDLVVASEVLYYLDRPALRDTIERFAGTLLAVHWRGPTERYPFTGDEVHAQLSERFGAPAYSAWTDKYALDRWDACGS; from the coding sequence ATGAGAGTAGTGCGAGAACGCGTCCGTCCCGAGTTCTTCGACGATCTCTACGCGTCGAATCCCGATCCGTGGGACTTCCAGACGAGCCCGTACGAGACGGCGAAGTACGCGGCCACGATCGCCGCGCTCGAAGGCCGCCGCTTCAAGAACACCCTGGAAATCGGCTGCTCGATCGGGGTCCTCACCCAGCAGCTCAAGCACTGGACGGACGAGCTGCTGGCGATCGACGTGAGCGCCGCCGCACTCGACGGTGCGCGTGCCCGAAATCCCGGCGTCGACTTCCAGCGACGGGAGATCCCAGAGGACTACCCGGACGGCGACTTCGACCTCGTCGTCGCCTCCGAGGTGCTCTATTACCTCGACCGCCCCGCATTGCGTGACACGATCGAGCGCTTTGCGGGCACACTGCTCGCTGTGCACTGGCGCGGCCCCACCGAGCGATACCCGTTCACGGGTGACGAGGTCCACGCGCAGCTGAGCGAGCGCTTCGGCGCACCGGCCTACAGCGCGTGGACGGACAAGTACGCCCTCGACCGGTGGGACGCATGCGGCTCGTGA